The DNA window ttatgtgggagtgtCCCTTTGTAGCCtgtgtgggtttaatattttttggtaTAAGGGCTGTTTTCACTATGAGTGCCTGCGACCTCTTTCTCCATTGTGTGCTGGCTGTTATGCCCTTGATAGGAGATGTGGtggtgttgtggtgaccagagcctgcactgggtATTGAGCAGGGTCTGAtccctagttgttggagtagaagccccTAGGATCCATTTCTGAGCTGGGGTACGAAGTAGGCAGGATTGGAGCGCTCCCACTGGGAGAGGACCCACTGAATATTCCTCTGCCAGAGCTGTTCACCCGTAAGGGTGCTCTGTGGTGTCACCTGTTGTATGCTTACAAAGTACACCTGTTGTTGGCACTGCCTTCAGCCCCATCTCAACCTTGGGAATGCTGGCAGTCAGCCCTGATGTCCCTCAGgcattgttttcacaaggctACCAGTGCAAATCCATTGAAGTCAGGTACCAAGACTGCAGTAGTCGCACACCTGGACCTGCTGTGGGAGGTATGGAAGCATCCCAGACCCTGGCCCAGCCTCTATGTACACGCACCCACAAAGCCCACAGATGCTAAGGCCAGTCCTGTCCCAGCCACGGGAGCACTCATTGTCCACTTGGGTGTCCCTCAGGTGCTGAGTTTACAAAGCAGGCCCCAGTAGGGTAAATCTGCACAGCCACAGGGAGAGGGCTCAGACTTCAGCCCCGCCTCTGCAGGTGGGCAACCCACTAGCGCGCTCCCAGAGCTCGTAGAGGAGCGCATGGAGAAAGAGGCTGCTGTGGTGGGCCCCACCCCTCGCTTTGCTGACATGCATGTTGACAATGGGGTTTCAATGGCGGCGCACACCTGCCATGAGCATGCCGAAAGTGAGGCTACTATGGCAGGCTCGCCCCTCCCTTCCGCGCTCTTAACAAAGGTTCTTCGCTTCTATGGAGGGCCTGGGCTTCCTCCATGTATACCGCTGGTTGCAGCCCGTACCACAccccagccccttcaggctgtctctgcAGCCAACCGCAGTGCTCTCCCCAGGTCTGTCCTCTGAAGCCCGAGTTTCAGCACCCAGCCCCAGCACGTACCAGTGGATGCACGTCTCAGGCTGAGGAGCGCAGGGCAGTGGCCTGGCTGATCCTCCtctccagtgaaggggcttcccagaGTGTGGGAACCTTTTCTCTTTCACAACTACCTCCCAGGGGCACAAGTCCCGTCCcaattccctttttttctttcgcTCTACCCAGTTGTGTGGAGATCCTTCTTGCGATTTTGGGTGTTGGAGATATTCTGCCAGGGTTCAGTAGGTAttttgtgagaattgttccagatgtagatgtattttttatgtatttgtgggaggaggtaaGCTCCCTGTCCTTCTGCACCACCATATTGATTGGAGCCCCCCCCCAAGGtaagcacttttaaaaattattttttaaagagcacCAAGTTTTCCCTTTAAAAGATTTTGATTGCACTTCGCATCCCCAGTAATAGTGCATGAGTGCCTGTTTGCCCATCCTTTGGTCAATGCAAGATAgaatagtctttttaatttttgccaatcttaTAGAGGTGaaaaatgatatctcattatcattttaatttgtatctcCTTACTACTAATGAGACTGAGCATCTTGTCaatgtttgttggccatttgtatttgtTCATCTATGAACTacctgttcatatcctttgcaCGCTTTCAGTAGTGGttacttttttcttattgatttatgatAGCTATTTATATATTATCGATACAATACAGgtactattttaaaattgtaagaaAAAGGCAGggtttaaaaatttcctttatttacacttttttttccccctctaggTCCTCCAGCGCCTGAGTTGTATGGCTGTCAAGGGAGAGATGTTCCTGGTGGCCAATCTTGGGACAAAGCAGCCTTGTCATAGCAGTGACCCAGGGTGCCCAAATGACGGCAGATACCAGTATAACACGAACGTGGTGTTCAGCAGTAATGGAACCCTGGTTGACAGCTACCGCAAACAAAACCTCTACTTTGAAGCAGCATTCAATACCCCGCTGGAAGTGGATCACATCACCTTTGATACCCCCTTTGCTGGCAAGTTTGGCATCTTCACTTGCTTTGACATATTGTTCTTCGACCCTGCTGTCAGGCTCCTCAGAGACTCGGAGGTGAAGCATGTAGTGTATCCGACCGCCTGGATGAACCAGCTCCCACTCTTGGCGGCCATTCAGATTCAGAGAGGTTTTGCCATCACCTTTGGCGTCAACTTTCTGGCTGCGAAcatccaccatccatctctgGGGATGACGGGAAGTGGCATACACACCCCTCTGAAGTCCTTTTGGCACCATGACATGGAAAGCCCCGAAGGTCACCTTATAATTGCCCAGGTAGCCAAAAATCCACAGGGTCTCATTGGCACAGGGAATGCCACGGGGAAAATGGACCCATCccatagtaagtttttaaaaatcttggcaGGGGATCCATACTCTGAGAAGGATGCTCAGGAGGTCCACTGTGATGGAGCCCCCAAATGGAACACGAATGCCCCTCCCACATTTAACTCTGAAATGATGTATGACAATTTCACCCTGGTTCCCGTGTGGGGCAAGGAAGGCTACCTCCGAGTCTGTGCAAATAGCCTTTGCTGTCATTTGCTTTACCAGAGGCCCACTCTGTCCAAGGAACTGTATGCCCTGGGGGTCTTTGACGGCCTTCACACTGTGCACGGCACTTACTACGTTCAAGTCTGTGCCCTGGTCAAGTGTGGCGGTCTTGGCTTTGAAACCTGTGGGCAGGAGGTCACAGAGGCTGCGGGGATATTTGAGTTTCACCTGTGGGGGAACTTCAGTACCTCCTATATCTTTCCAGTGCTTCTGACCTCAGGGATGACCCTGGAAACCCCTGACGAGCTGGGCTGGGAGAATGATCACTATTTCCTGAGGAAGAGCAGACTGTCCTCTGGCCTGGTGACGGGAGCTCTCTACGGGCGGTTGTATGAGAAGGACTAGGGGGTGTGGGGTGGGCTCCCCCTGCACTGGCACAGGCCAAAGCTCACAGCACCGGGACCACTTCTTTGCCCCAGAGCCCATCCTGGGAGCCACGGGAAGAGGTAGGGAGACAGATTTCGCCAGTGTCTTTTCCTCTTAAGTGCAAATTCGTGAGACATTTTCTGGTATTTTCTACTCACATTTCTATTATTCAAGCCACGTCTTCCTTCAGCAGATCTTTCATTACACAATTGTTTTAAGAGCGCAAACAAAAATGtatgtcagggcctccctggtggcgcagtggttgagagtccgcctgccgatgcaggggatacgggttcgtgccccggtctgggaggatcccatatgccgcggagcggctgggcccgtgagccatggccactgggcctgcgcatccggagcctgtgctccgcaacgggagaggccacgacagtgagaggcccgcataccgcaaaaagaaaaaaaaaaaaaatgtatgtcagTTTGTATTTTACATGTCTACAAAACAgcaggttttgtgtgtgtgtgtgtgttttttttttttttttttttttttgcagtacatgggcctctcactgttgtggcctctcccgttgcggagcacaggctccggacgcgcaggctcagcggccatggctcacgggcccagccgctccacagcatgtgggatcttcccggaccggggcacgaacccgtgtcccctgcatcggcaggcggactctcaaccactgcgccaccagggaagccctcgtgtgTGTTCTTGCTGTTGATCAAGTGACACCCAGGATATACAGGTATTTCAGAAGCCTCAAACATTTTCTAGGGTAAGAAACAAACTCTCAAAGCAAAAGCCGTGTTAGAAGTGGCTGCCAGGGGGACTTTTCCATTCTGGTTGGCCAGAATTCATCCCCCTGGACTGATCGTGCCAGAgccaccagcagcatcagcaatGTGGATCCTGaggcagcttttaaaaatagaagggaAGCTTTTCTCACATCTGCCTTTCTGTGAGTGATCGGAATGTGTCAGGCGGGACTTAGAATAACTGGAAAGAAGGAGTGCAGTGCCCTGGAGAGAGAGGCTGGAAAAAAGTGCTGGAGAGAGGGCAGGGATGGGAACAGATGAGTCATAGGGTTTTTGTGCACAGCGTGTCTCATCCAGGGATTCCAGACACCTTAATAAATCACGCTAGCTCTGGGCAAGAGCCTTCCGGCTGCCCAACTGTGCAGGGAGGAACAATGCTGGGGATTCATTCCCAGTCCGCTGGCAGGACCTTCTCTTTGCAGACGGGTTGCAGGAATGGTGTGGGGTTTGGCCCACTTAGTCTTTATTCAGTCACTCAACAGGTGTCTTTGGAAAGCCCACCAAGGACAGAGTGAGGACCTCCCAAAATATGAACTGCACGTGCAAAGTCATGTTCAGTGTGTGAAGACATTCTTTAGGCCACTGGTCTGTATTATTTGTATCCAACATTTCAAAGTCACTTTGACTATGCCTAGTAACTGTTTCAGATCATTTTTAAGGTGGAAAATCTGtagcttttaaagaaaatggaTAGTTAGCTTTCTGTGATTTGCCTCTTCAATGTGTGGCTATATTTAGTTTCATCTCCTTTAtaaattaggtttttaaa is part of the Mesoplodon densirostris isolate mMesDen1 chromosome 5, mMesDen1 primary haplotype, whole genome shotgun sequence genome and encodes:
- the BTD gene encoding biotinidase — protein: MSGASRQLALFLCGCCVAALGAQAEERCPAERHQAAQYVAAVYEHRSILSPNPLALTSRKQALELMNQNLDIYEEQVTIAAQKGVQIIVFPEDGIHGFNFTRTSIYPFLDFMPSPHLVRWNPCLEPHRFHDTEVLQRLSCMAVKGEMFLVANLGTKQPCHSSDPGCPNDGRYQYNTNVVFSSNGTLVDSYRKQNLYFEAAFNTPLEVDHITFDTPFAGKFGIFTCFDILFFDPAVRLLRDSEVKHVVYPTAWMNQLPLLAAIQIQRGFAITFGVNFLAANIHHPSLGMTGSGIHTPLKSFWHHDMESPEGHLIIAQVAKNPQGLIGTGNATGKMDPSHSKFLKILAGDPYSEKDAQEVHCDGAPKWNTNAPPTFNSEMMYDNFTLVPVWGKEGYLRVCANSLCCHLLYQRPTLSKELYALGVFDGLHTVHGTYYVQVCALVKCGGLGFETCGQEVTEAAGIFEFHLWGNFSTSYIFPVLLTSGMTLETPDELGWENDHYFLRKSRLSSGLVTGALYGRLYEKD